A section of the Rhizobium sp. BG4 genome encodes:
- a CDS encoding RkpR, polysaccharide export protein: protein MPASTASFYMAFIAADQYHSSASFSVRSIEAASAGDILGIFSQASGSSTVSDGFILIDYIRSEEMLADVSKNFDVEKMFARRGGDFFFSLTPGLPIEDKLEYWRNMVAVSFDHASGIMTLDLRAFDPNDAQNLTNFIIGRSEALINTLSDRAREEIMRGAQQEVKFAEDRLLKARTEVRQYRDVSQEVDPVEGAKVASQIIGELEGKLASLNTTLTTARTQMAEESPRIKVLKAQMSSIREQIATEKERLGSGAGNNVASSDVAGRIEKFQNLATEEEFAEKAYTAAMASLEKARIDANGKERYLATFIRPTLSEEAQYPKRLLDSILVLLGCLFAWSVGVMIYYNIRDRA, encoded by the coding sequence GTGCCGGCATCGACAGCCAGCTTCTACATGGCCTTCATCGCCGCCGACCAGTATCACAGCTCGGCCTCCTTCTCGGTGCGCAGCATCGAGGCGGCCTCGGCAGGCGACATTCTCGGCATCTTCTCGCAGGCTTCCGGCTCGAGCACCGTCTCGGACGGCTTTATCCTGATCGACTACATCAGAAGCGAAGAGATGCTCGCCGACGTCTCGAAGAATTTCGATGTGGAGAAGATGTTCGCGCGGCGGGGAGGGGATTTCTTCTTCTCGCTGACGCCGGGCCTGCCGATCGAGGACAAGCTTGAATATTGGCGCAACATGGTTGCCGTGAGCTTTGACCACGCCTCCGGCATCATGACACTCGATCTTCGGGCTTTCGATCCCAACGATGCCCAGAACCTCACCAATTTCATCATCGGCAGGAGCGAAGCGCTGATCAACACGCTATCCGACCGGGCTCGCGAAGAGATCATGCGCGGCGCCCAGCAGGAAGTGAAGTTCGCCGAGGACCGGCTGCTGAAGGCGCGCACCGAAGTGCGCCAGTACCGTGACGTCTCTCAGGAAGTCGATCCTGTCGAGGGCGCCAAGGTCGCCTCGCAGATCATCGGTGAACTCGAAGGCAAGCTTGCCAGCCTGAACACGACGCTGACCACGGCGCGGACCCAGATGGCGGAAGAATCACCGCGTATCAAAGTTTTGAAGGCGCAGATGAGCAGCATCCGCGAACAGATCGCGACCGAGAAGGAGCGGCTGGGCAGCGGCGCCGGCAACAACGTCGCATCGTCTGATGTCGCCGGACGTATCGAAAAATTCCAGAATCTCGCCACCGAAGAGGAATTCGCCGAGAAGGCCTACACAGCCGCCATGGCGAGCCTGGAGAAAGCGAGAATCGATGCGAATGGCAAGGAGCGCTATCTCGCGACCTTCATCCGTCCGACGCTGTCGGAGGAGGCGCAATACCCGAAGCGCCTTCTTGATTCGATTCTGGTCCTGCTCGGCTGCCTCTTCGCCTGGAGCGTCGGCGTGATGATCTATTACAACATCCGCGACCGCGCCTGA
- a CDS encoding ABC transporter ATP-binding protein gives MIRLEEATKFARAKGINKTILNRVNLVLPRGKSVGLLGRNGAGKSTLLRLIAGTIQLDSGRIVRRAKVSWPLGFAGSFQGSMTGEQNVRFVARIYGVDTEQLVDYVADFADLGPFFRAPTSTYSSGMKARLAFGLSMGVNFDYYLVDEITAVGDANFKAKCKAVFEDRLQDSDVVMVSHSTSTIRDYCDTGIVLEDGKLTYYEDVEHAIEAHDRNMRMK, from the coding sequence ATGATCAGGCTCGAGGAGGCGACCAAATTCGCCAGAGCCAAGGGCATCAACAAGACGATCCTCAACAGGGTCAATCTCGTTTTGCCGCGCGGCAAGAGCGTTGGGCTGCTTGGCCGAAACGGCGCGGGAAAGTCGACGCTGCTGCGATTGATCGCCGGGACGATCCAGCTCGATTCGGGGCGCATCGTCCGCCGCGCCAAGGTCTCCTGGCCTCTGGGCTTTGCCGGAAGCTTCCAGGGCAGTATGACGGGCGAGCAGAATGTCCGTTTCGTCGCGCGCATCTATGGCGTCGATACAGAACAGCTTGTCGATTACGTCGCCGATTTTGCCGATCTCGGCCCGTTTTTCAGAGCGCCGACATCGACCTATTCCTCGGGCATGAAGGCCCGTCTGGCCTTCGGGCTATCGATGGGCGTCAATTTCGACTACTACTTGGTCGACGAGATTACCGCCGTCGGGGATGCGAATTTCAAGGCCAAGTGCAAGGCGGTCTTCGAGGATCGCCTCCAGGATTCCGATGTGGTCATGGTATCGCATTCGACATCGACCATTCGCGACTACTGCGACACAGGCATCGTGCTGGAAGATGGCAAACTGACTTACTACGAAGATGTCGAGCATGCGATCGAAGCGCATGACCGCAATATGAGAATGAAATGA
- a CDS encoding ABC transporter permease has translation MQPAQGQQFGYYVGSHFRVVAALLIREMATRFGSKPGGYIWAILDPAAYIIFLTVIFGAIAHKPALGTSFPLFFATGYIGFQFYSAVVTYVNGAVKSNKALLSYPNVAAVDPVFARFLLQLGTTSAVAAVILGTISLFLKTPLVLDWAAILEASLLACLLGLGAALFNNVMFLRFPIYEQIFGIVNRPLFMVAGVFFLPDLIPHPFREMLLINPLCHVLMRFRSGFYSEYDPGSLDMPYLYSFTACWLFAGMLTFTGYKHVLRKE, from the coding sequence ATGCAGCCAGCACAAGGCCAACAGTTCGGATACTATGTCGGCTCACATTTTCGTGTCGTCGCCGCATTGTTGATTCGCGAGATGGCCACGCGCTTCGGAAGCAAGCCCGGCGGATACATCTGGGCGATCCTCGACCCGGCTGCGTATATCATCTTTCTGACGGTCATTTTCGGAGCCATCGCGCACAAGCCGGCGCTCGGCACCAGCTTTCCGCTATTTTTCGCCACCGGTTACATCGGCTTTCAGTTCTATTCCGCCGTCGTCACCTACGTGAACGGGGCTGTGAAGTCCAACAAGGCGTTGCTGAGCTACCCCAACGTCGCGGCCGTCGATCCGGTTTTTGCGCGCTTCCTGCTGCAGCTCGGAACGACATCGGCGGTCGCTGCCGTCATCCTGGGCACGATCTCGTTGTTCCTGAAGACGCCGCTGGTTCTCGATTGGGCCGCCATCCTGGAGGCAAGCCTGCTCGCCTGCCTGCTCGGCCTGGGCGCCGCGCTCTTCAACAACGTGATGTTTCTGCGCTTTCCAATCTACGAGCAGATATTCGGCATCGTGAACCGGCCGCTTTTCATGGTGGCCGGCGTGTTCTTCCTGCCGGACCTGATCCCGCATCCTTTTCGCGAGATGCTGCTCATCAATCCGCTTTGCCATGTCCTGATGCGATTTCGCTCGGGCTTCTATTCCGAATATGATCCCGGCTCGCTTGATATGCCGTATCTATACAGCTTCACCGCCTGTTGGCTTTTCGCCGGTATGCTGACGTTTACCGGCTACAAGCATGTGTTGAGAAAAGAATGA
- a CDS encoding class I SAM-dependent methyltransferase, protein MKTREERQAQRAAMPRTQLSAHHMENAKLLPDRGELLYRIPNGGVGVEVGVAFGEYTAEIVEKNRPSQLFLIDPWGMDRYSSGLHDVQTKFEAEIASGQVTLMQGTSLEKLNEFEDGFLDWAYIDTDHSFELTWQELLLCDRKVKRTGRIAGHDFCTGNTVKPMVYGVVEAVTKFCKDYGWQFEFVTVESHAHFSYCLKRL, encoded by the coding sequence ATGAAAACACGCGAAGAACGGCAGGCGCAGCGCGCGGCGATGCCGCGGACACAGCTTTCGGCTCACCATATGGAGAATGCCAAGCTCCTGCCGGATCGAGGGGAGCTGCTCTACCGCATTCCGAACGGCGGCGTGGGCGTCGAGGTCGGGGTGGCCTTTGGCGAGTATACGGCCGAGATCGTCGAGAAGAATCGCCCTTCGCAGCTCTTCCTTATCGATCCCTGGGGGATGGACCGTTACAGTTCCGGCCTGCATGACGTGCAGACCAAGTTCGAGGCGGAGATTGCTTCCGGACAGGTCACGCTGATGCAGGGCACGTCTCTGGAGAAGCTCAACGAGTTCGAGGACGGGTTTCTCGACTGGGCCTATATCGATACCGACCATTCCTTCGAGCTCACCTGGCAGGAGCTCCTGCTCTGCGACAGGAAGGTGAAGCGGACGGGGCGGATTGCCGGGCATGATTTCTGCACCGGCAATACGGTGAAGCCGATGGTCTATGGCGTGGTCGAGGCCGTCACCAAGTTCTGCAAGGATTATGGCTGGCAGTTCGAGTTCGTGACGGTCGAATCACACGCGCATTTTTCCTACTGCCTGAAGCGGCTCTGA